The proteins below come from a single Gimesia alba genomic window:
- a CDS encoding HpcH/HpaI aldolase family protein has protein sequence MKKNPVKAALSEGKPQVGTWLSSGDVMMTRLMARVGFPWLTVDMEHSPIDWSQAGLLFGAIADAGCVPLCRVPLGKYELIKRALDAGAHGIVAPMINTVEQAKEVIDAVKYPPLGNRSVGGVLHAMNFDATAGDYYKHANDEILVILQTESPEGVENAEEIYSLPGVDGIFVGPNDLTFQMSKATGVHPSPDELEAMLQRILETGKKTGTPVGLHVQTVEAVEQRIAEGWRFIACGSEVKFMVNEAQRIVSGLNLKAEAADLARY, from the coding sequence ATGAAAAAGAACCCGGTCAAGGCGGCGTTAAGTGAAGGAAAACCTCAAGTAGGAACATGGCTCTCGTCGGGGGATGTGATGATGACCCGTCTGATGGCCCGCGTGGGATTTCCGTGGCTGACAGTAGATATGGAGCATTCGCCGATCGACTGGTCACAGGCAGGGCTGCTGTTCGGTGCGATTGCCGACGCGGGCTGCGTTCCTCTGTGCCGGGTTCCCCTGGGAAAATATGAATTGATCAAGCGGGCGCTGGACGCCGGCGCACACGGCATTGTTGCACCCATGATCAACACGGTCGAACAGGCCAAAGAAGTCATCGACGCGGTCAAGTATCCGCCGCTCGGGAACCGCTCTGTGGGTGGTGTGTTGCATGCGATGAACTTCGATGCGACAGCCGGCGACTATTACAAACACGCCAACGATGAGATTCTGGTGATTCTGCAGACCGAGTCTCCCGAAGGAGTTGAGAACGCGGAAGAAATTTACAGCCTGCCCGGCGTGGATGGAATTTTTGTGGGACCCAACGACCTGACATTCCAGATGAGCAAAGCGACCGGCGTGCATCCCTCGCCTGACGAACTGGAAGCGATGCTGCAGCGCATTCTGGAAACCGGAAAGAAGACCGGCACGCCTGTTGGCCTGCATGTGCAGACGGTGGAAGCGGTCGAGCAGCGGATTGCGGAAGGCTGGCGATTTATTGCGTGTGGCTCTGAAGTCAAATTCATGGTCAACGAAGCGCAGCGGATTGTGAGCGGTTTGAATCTCAAAGCAGAAGCAGCTGACCTGGCCCGGTACTAA
- a CDS encoding cupin domain-containing protein, giving the protein MVPEIKNLLTPFSTLPDAEVFDELFRGQTFRVERIVSTGQATREGQWYDQQHAEWVVLLSGAAVLRFEGETEGRTLVPGDAVNIPAHCRHRVEATAADRESVWLAIHYEPVENGETA; this is encoded by the coding sequence ATGGTTCCTGAAATCAAGAATCTACTGACTCCCTTTTCGACACTGCCCGATGCGGAAGTGTTTGATGAGCTATTTCGGGGCCAGACTTTCCGGGTGGAGCGGATTGTTTCGACGGGGCAGGCGACGCGGGAGGGGCAGTGGTATGATCAACAGCATGCAGAATGGGTGGTTTTGCTCTCGGGCGCGGCGGTCCTGCGATTTGAGGGGGAAACCGAGGGGCGAACGCTGGTTCCCGGCGATGCGGTGAACATTCCCGCTCATTGTCGGCACCGGGTTGAGGCGACCGCCGCCGATCGGGAAAGCGTTTGGCTTGCAATCCACTATGAGCCTGTCGAGAATGGAGAAACCGCATAG